A window of Streptomyces sp. SAI-127 contains these coding sequences:
- a CDS encoding nucleotidyltransferase family protein — protein sequence MFGQLPLEEQLDAFRSALGRNETLTEVMARTATLDLPGWYVTAGCLFQTVWNVATGRPPTRGIRDYDVFYFDDTDLSWAAEDAVIKAGQEVFAGLQAEVEIRNEARVHLWYERKFGVPCPPYDSTESAIDRFAATTCCLGVRLEPDGTWRVYAPHGLSDVFNLVVRPNPVLAPREVYEAKAARWKEEWPELRVLPWPVK from the coding sequence ATGTTCGGACAACTTCCGCTTGAGGAGCAACTGGACGCGTTCCGTTCCGCGCTCGGCCGGAACGAGACCCTGACCGAGGTGATGGCCAGGACGGCGACGCTTGACCTGCCGGGCTGGTACGTGACGGCGGGCTGCCTGTTCCAGACCGTGTGGAACGTGGCCACCGGCAGACCCCCGACCCGGGGCATCAGGGACTACGACGTCTTCTACTTCGACGACACCGATCTCTCCTGGGCGGCCGAGGACGCCGTCATCAAGGCGGGACAGGAAGTGTTCGCAGGCTTGCAAGCCGAGGTGGAGATCCGCAACGAGGCCCGGGTGCACCTCTGGTACGAGCGGAAGTTCGGAGTGCCCTGCCCGCCGTACGACTCCACCGAGTCCGCCATCGACCGCTTCGCCGCGACGACTTGCTGTCTGGGCGTGCGGCTCGAACCCGACGGGACGTGGCGCGTCTACGCACCCCACGGGCTGTCCGACGTGTTCAACCTCGTGGTCCGCCCCAACCCCGTGCTCGCTCCGAGAGAGGTCTACGAGGCGAAGGCCGCGCGCTGGAAGGAGGAATGGCCCGAGCTCAGGGTGCTGCCGTGGCCTGTGAAGTGA
- a CDS encoding antitoxin, whose translation MGIFDRFKSNRQAQDKTKEMSDVAERKANERTGNKYESQVDDAQQKIEGSLGMDRDRPEQP comes from the coding sequence ATGGGCATCTTCGACAGGTTCAAGAGCAACCGCCAGGCGCAGGACAAGACCAAGGAAATGTCCGACGTGGCGGAACGGAAGGCCAACGAGCGGACGGGCAACAAGTACGAGAGCCAGGTCGACGACGCACAGCAGAAGATCGAAGGGTCGCTCGGCATGGATCGCGACAGGCCCGAGCAACCGTAA
- a CDS encoding HNH endonuclease family protein, which yields MRLRGGAAAAVVLVFAVAGCKAETTTGSGGPEETGGAGGSGAALTAAESLTVKGRAPKTGYGRDRFGTAWADTDSNDCDTRDDILKRDLEDVKFTRGDCKVSYGVLESDPYSGKEVTYRRGRSQVDIDHVVALSDAWQKGAKYWEPSKRIALANDPLNLLAVDASTNRSKGDGDTATWLPPNKGYRCTYVAAQVAVKKKYDLWVTAAEKSAMEKVLSGCPGQKLPAGGNPTAAPPRFHAD from the coding sequence ATGCGTCTGAGGGGCGGGGCCGCGGCCGCCGTCGTGCTGGTGTTCGCCGTGGCCGGGTGCAAGGCGGAGACGACCACAGGTTCCGGCGGGCCGGAGGAGACCGGGGGCGCGGGTGGTTCGGGCGCGGCCCTCACCGCCGCCGAGTCGCTCACCGTGAAGGGGCGGGCGCCCAAAACGGGTTACGGGCGCGACAGGTTCGGCACCGCGTGGGCGGACACGGACTCGAACGACTGCGACACCCGCGACGACATACTCAAACGCGATCTGGAGGACGTGAAGTTCACCCGCGGGGACTGCAAGGTGTCCTACGGCGTGCTCGAGTCGGACCCGTACTCGGGCAAGGAGGTGACCTACCGGCGCGGTCGCAGCCAGGTCGACATCGACCACGTGGTCGCGCTTTCCGACGCCTGGCAGAAGGGGGCAAAGTACTGGGAGCCCAGCAAGCGGATAGCTCTCGCCAACGACCCCCTCAACCTCCTCGCCGTCGACGCGAGCACCAACCGTTCCAAGGGGGACGGTGACACGGCGACCTGGCTGCCGCCGAACAAGGGGTACCGGTGCACGTATGTGGCCGCCCAGGTCGCCGTGAAGAAGAAGTACGACCTGTGGGTCACGGCCGCCGAGAAGTCCGCGATGGAGAAGGTCCTCTCGGGCTGCCCCGGCCAGAAGCTTCCGGCCGGCGGCAATCCGACGGCGGCGCCGCCGCGGTTCCACGCGGACTGA
- a CDS encoding GNAT family N-acetyltransferase: MELKVSSLAERPEMRERVLGMANSWPEFVTEDLVGNAHYGRISAELPEHVLFAEDERGEIVAHAHSVPFALHAEDRGELPARGWDEMLVWAFEDLRHGVRPDTVSAISVVVAPRLQGHGLSGRMLSAMRDNARAHGFSEVVAPVRPSAKHLEPHTPIQEYAYRVRPDGLPYDPWLRVHARVGGVVHAVAPASMTVSGSVEQWRRWTGLPFDTQGDIEVPGALVPVRCEPERGYAVYVEPNVWMRHAL; this comes from the coding sequence ATGGAGCTGAAGGTGTCGAGTCTCGCCGAGCGTCCCGAGATGCGGGAGCGCGTTCTCGGCATGGCCAACAGCTGGCCGGAGTTCGTGACCGAGGACCTCGTGGGCAACGCCCACTACGGACGGATCTCCGCCGAACTCCCCGAGCATGTGCTGTTCGCCGAGGACGAGCGGGGCGAGATCGTCGCGCACGCCCACAGCGTCCCCTTTGCCCTCCATGCCGAGGACCGCGGGGAACTGCCCGCCCGGGGCTGGGACGAGATGCTGGTGTGGGCGTTCGAGGATCTGCGTCATGGCGTACGGCCCGACACGGTCAGCGCGATCTCGGTCGTCGTCGCCCCGCGCCTCCAGGGCCACGGCCTCTCCGGCCGGATGCTCTCGGCGATGCGTGACAACGCCCGCGCCCACGGCTTCAGCGAGGTCGTCGCGCCGGTCCGCCCCAGCGCCAAGCACCTGGAACCGCATACGCCGATCCAGGAGTACGCCTACCGGGTACGACCCGACGGTCTGCCGTACGACCCCTGGCTGCGCGTCCACGCCCGTGTCGGCGGCGTCGTCCACGCGGTGGCACCGGCCTCCATGACGGTGTCCGGCTCGGTGGAGCAGTGGCGCCGCTGGACCGGACTGCCCTTCGACACCCAGGGCGACATCGAGGTGCCCGGGGCGCTGGTGCCGGTGCGGTGCGAGCCGGAGCGCGGGTACGCGGTGTACGTCGAGCCCAACGTGTGGATGCGGCACGCCCTTTGA